The Takifugu rubripes chromosome 7, fTakRub1.2, whole genome shotgun sequence genome has a segment encoding these proteins:
- the LOC101076724 gene encoding polypeptide N-acetylgalactosaminyltransferase 1, protein MRRFAYCKVVLATSLVWVMLDMFILLYFSECNKCDNIKERGLPGREDTLTRPRDGPGEGGKPVVIPKENQEKMKEMFKINQFNLMASEMIALNRSLPDVRLEGCKNKLYPDNLPRTSVVIVFHNEAWSTLLRTVHSVIDRSPHTLLEEIILVDDASERDFLKRPLEQYVRRLEVPVRVVRMDQRSGLIRARLKGASLSTGQVITFLDAHCECTTGWLEPLLARIKKDRKTVVCPIIDVISDDTFEYMAGSDMTYGGFNWKLNFRWYPVPQREMDRRKGDRTLPVRTPTMAGGLFSIDRDYFQEIGTYDAGMDIWGGENLEISFRIWQCGGTLEIVTCSHVGHVFRKATPYTFPGGTGQIINKNNRRLAEVWMDEFKNFFYIISPGVTKVDYGDIATRTALRQKLQCKPFSWYLESIYPDSQIPRHYYSLGEIRNVETNQCLDNMARKENEKVGIFNCHGMGGNQVFSYTANKEIRTDDLCLDVSKLNGPVMMLKCHHLKGNQLWDYDPVKLTLIHVNSNQCLDKASEEDSQVPSIRDCTHSRSQQWLLRNVTLPEVF, encoded by the exons ATGAGGAGGTTCGCCTACTGTAAAGTGGTCCTGGCCACCTCGCTGGTCTGGGTGATGCTGGATATGTTCATCCTGCTCTACTTCAGCGAGTGCAACAAGTGTGACAACATAAAGGAGCGAGGACTGCCCGGGAGAGAGG ACACCCTCACCAGGCCACGAGATGGGCCCGGCGAAGGAGGGAAGCCCGTCGTTATCCCGAAGGAGAACCAAGAGAAGATGAAGGAAATGTTTAAGATCAACCAGTTCAACCTCATGGCCTCCGAGATGATCGCTCTCAATCGATCCCTGCCTGACGTCCGCCTGGAAGG GTGTAAGAACAAGCTGTATCCAGATAACCTTCCCCGCACCAGCGTCGTCATCGTGTTCCACAACGAGGCGTGGAGCACGCTGCTGCGGACCGTGCACTCGGTCATCGACCGCTCTCCGCACACGCTTCTGGAGGAGATTATCCTGGTGGACGACGCCAGCGAGCGAG ACTTCTTAAAGAGGCCGTTGGAGCAGTACGTCAGAAGGCTGGAGGTCCCGGTCCGAGTGGTGAGGATGGACCAGCGGTCGGGGCTCATCCGGGCCCGCCTCAAGGGAGCGTCCCTCTCCACtggccag GTCATAACCTTCCTGGATGCTCACTGTGAGTGCACGACAGGGTGGCTTGAACCTCTGCTGGCCCGCATCAAAAAAGACAG gaaaaCGGTGGTGTGCCCCATCATCGACGTGATCAGCGACGATACGTTTGAGTACATGGCGGGATCCGACATGACGTACGGAGGCTTCAACTGGAAGCTGAACTTCCGCTGGTACCCGGTGCCCCAGAGAGAGATGGACCGCCGGAAAGGCGACCGCACGCTGCCCGTCAG gacccccaCCATGGCAGGCGGACTCTTCTCCATCGACCGGGACTATTTCCAGGAGATCGGCACGTATGACGCAGGCATGGACATCTGGGGAGGGGAGAACCTGGAGATCTCGTTCAGA ATTTGGCAGTGCGGGGGCACTTTGGAGATCGTCACGTGCTCTCACGTGGGCCACGTCTTCCGAAAGGCCACGCCCTACACCTTTCCCGGAGGGACGGGACAGATCATCAACAAAAACAACCGGCGCCTGGCGGAAGTCTGGATGGACGAATTCAAAAACTTCTTTTATATCATTTCTCCCG gtgtgacCAAAGTGGACTACGGGGACATCGCGACCCGGACGGCTCTGAGGCAGAAGCTTCAGTGTAAGCCCTTCAGTTGGTACTTGGAGAGCATCTACCCTGACTCTCAGATCCCCAGGCACTATTACTCCCTGGGAGag ATCCGTAACGTGGAGACCAACCAGTGCCTGGACAACATGGCCCGTAAGGAGAACGAGAAAGTGGGTATTTTCAACTGCCACGGCATGGGAGGCAACCAG GTTTTCTCCTACACGGCTAATAAGGAGATCAGGACGGACGACTTGTGTCTGGACGTGTCCAAACTGAACGGGCCGGTCATGATGCTCAAGTGTCACCATCTGAAAGGCAACCAGCTGTGGGACTACGACCCCGTG aagctGACCCTGATCCATGTCAACAGTAACCAGTGTCTGGACAAGGCCAGCGAGGAGGACAGTCAGGTGCCCAGCATCAGAGACTGCACACACTCGCGCTCCCAGCAGTGGCTCCTCCGTAACGTCACACTACCAGAGGTCTTCTGA